Proteins encoded within one genomic window of Sphingosinicella ginsenosidimutans:
- a CDS encoding spinster family MFS transporter → MLTLIYAISVMDRKIITILQEPIKREFVLSDWQLGLMSGFAFVSLYIVLGIPVARAADRGVNRVSIIAYSLIIWSAATAACGFVQNYAQLVASRIAVGIGEAGFGPPAQSLIADHYVPTERGRAMGIFALAAPAGIILGLGLGGAVSQAFGWRVALLLVGLPGVLLALILKLTVKDPRNSKAAKAPAARPAASSLREAAKVMAAKRSYVLLLCGASTGAFANLGLQSWYPSFFVRSFGMSLGAVGVTWGIAAGVAGLLGAYGGGWLADRFGARDPKFVLLVPAVAMLLSIPFQIVAVLAGSWLLALLFLLVPTALNAMYIAPTMSLNQSLAPTSLRATSAAFSTLVVNLVGLGLGPVLLGLVSDIFASIAGDTGEGLRLALIAISPLYLLTAACFALASRSLARDLDMTE, encoded by the coding sequence ATGCTGACGCTCATCTACGCGATCAGCGTGATGGACCGGAAGATCATCACGATCCTGCAGGAGCCGATCAAACGCGAGTTTGTCCTCAGCGATTGGCAGTTGGGCCTCATGTCGGGCTTCGCGTTCGTCAGCTTGTACATTGTCCTGGGCATTCCGGTCGCACGCGCCGCCGACAGGGGCGTCAACCGGGTCTCGATCATCGCTTATTCCCTGATAATCTGGAGCGCGGCGACTGCGGCCTGCGGGTTCGTGCAGAATTATGCCCAGCTCGTGGCCAGCCGCATCGCCGTGGGAATCGGCGAAGCCGGCTTCGGCCCTCCGGCGCAATCGCTGATCGCCGATCATTACGTGCCGACCGAGCGCGGCCGCGCCATGGGCATATTCGCGCTGGCGGCGCCTGCCGGCATCATTCTTGGCCTCGGGCTCGGCGGAGCGGTCAGCCAGGCCTTCGGATGGCGGGTGGCGCTGCTCCTTGTCGGGCTGCCGGGCGTGTTGCTGGCGCTGATCCTCAAACTGACGGTGAAGGACCCACGGAATTCGAAAGCCGCCAAGGCGCCCGCCGCCCGACCGGCCGCCAGCTCGCTGCGCGAAGCGGCAAAGGTGATGGCCGCGAAGCGATCCTATGTGCTTCTGCTCTGCGGTGCGAGCACCGGTGCGTTCGCCAATCTGGGTCTGCAAAGCTGGTACCCGTCATTTTTCGTGCGAAGCTTCGGGATGAGCCTCGGCGCGGTGGGTGTGACGTGGGGGATTGCCGCGGGCGTCGCGGGATTGCTGGGCGCCTATGGCGGAGGCTGGCTCGCGGATCGGTTCGGCGCACGGGATCCGAAATTCGTCCTCCTGGTGCCGGCGGTCGCCATGCTGCTCTCTATCCCGTTTCAGATCGTCGCTGTGCTGGCTGGGTCCTGGCTGTTGGCGCTTCTCTTCCTTCTGGTGCCGACGGCACTGAACGCGATGTACATCGCCCCCACCATGTCGTTGAATCAGAGCCTTGCGCCGACTTCCCTGCGCGCGACCTCTGCCGCGTTCAGCACTCTGGTGGTCAATCTCGTCGGACTGGGCCTGGGCCCGGTGCTGCTCGGCCTGGTCAGCGACATATTCGCGAGCATCGCGGGCGATACCGGCGAGGGCCTGCGCCTCGCGCTCATCGCGATCAGCCCCCTTTATCTGCTGACGGCCGCATGCTTCGCGCTTGCATCACGCTCGCTCGCGCGGGACCTCGACATGACGGAGTGA
- a CDS encoding McrC family protein encodes MPAYTVREWDKLAYGEGAGQILDGHAERLAALAARSAFAGRGGSGVLEHGRHALRARGVVGILAAGDASLEILPKIDVAPGETTDHQNAAIRKRLVHMLAVALDLKIDLGVITDLAWQRETLLEILIRIFCDKLTKALRKGMPRRYITCEDDLPTLRGQLDITRQFTRHAVTPSCLACRFDLLSEDTPLNRIMKAAVLRLARLSRRPANQQRLRELAFVYADITDVPVSALRWDQVVIDRTNRSWQELFAMARLFLQDHYQTTTGGAGQGTAMLFEMNALFEEYVGHLIARALAGTGFTVSLQGGRLFCLSAQDSGRALFQTRPDILIRQGGRVVHVIDTKWKRISARIDDPKQGVSQADVYQMMAYAQLYDAPRLTLLYPHHPGLGGDDTVHGRYAITGHATILETASIDVANSTDILGRLRRLILGEEPVARQLAG; translated from the coding sequence ATGCCCGCCTATACGGTTCGGGAATGGGACAAGCTCGCCTATGGCGAAGGCGCGGGGCAGATTCTCGATGGCCATGCCGAGAGGCTGGCGGCCCTGGCGGCACGCTCGGCCTTTGCCGGACGCGGCGGCAGCGGCGTACTCGAACATGGCCGGCATGCCTTGCGCGCGCGCGGCGTGGTCGGAATTCTGGCAGCGGGCGATGCGAGCCTGGAGATCCTGCCCAAGATCGATGTGGCGCCCGGTGAAACAACCGATCACCAGAACGCGGCGATCCGCAAGCGCCTGGTGCATATGCTGGCCGTCGCGCTGGATTTGAAAATTGACCTCGGCGTCATCACCGATCTCGCCTGGCAGCGCGAGACCCTGCTCGAAATCCTGATCCGCATCTTTTGCGACAAGCTGACCAAAGCGCTGCGCAAGGGCATGCCGCGCCGCTATATCACTTGCGAGGACGATCTGCCGACCTTGCGCGGCCAACTCGATATCACCCGCCAGTTCACCCGCCATGCGGTCACCCCATCGTGCCTTGCCTGCCGCTTCGATCTTCTGTCCGAAGACACGCCGCTCAACCGGATCATGAAAGCGGCCGTGCTGCGCCTGGCGCGTCTCTCGCGGCGGCCCGCCAACCAGCAACGCCTGCGTGAGTTGGCCTTTGTCTATGCCGATATTACCGACGTGCCGGTGTCCGCGCTGCGCTGGGACCAGGTGGTGATCGACCGCACCAACCGGTCTTGGCAGGAGCTCTTCGCTATGGCCCGGCTCTTTTTGCAGGACCACTATCAGACGACCACCGGCGGCGCCGGCCAGGGCACCGCCATGCTGTTTGAGATGAATGCGCTGTTCGAGGAATATGTCGGGCACTTGATCGCCCGCGCCTTGGCAGGAACCGGGTTTACCGTTTCGTTGCAGGGCGGACGGCTGTTCTGTCTGAGCGCGCAGGACAGCGGGCGCGCCCTGTTCCAGACCCGGCCCGATATCCTGATCCGCCAGGGCGGCAGGGTCGTCCATGTCATCGACACCAAGTGGAAGCGGATATCCGCGCGGATCGATGATCCCAAGCAGGGCGTCTCGCAGGCCGATGTCTACCAGATGATGGCCTATGCCCAGCTCTATGACGCGCCGCGCCTGACGCTGCTCTATCCCCACCATCCGGGCCTCGGCGGTGATGACACGGTTCATGGGCGTTATGCGATTACCGGACACGCCACGATCCTGGAAACCGCAAGCATCGACGTCGCCAACAGCACCGATATTCTGGGGCGGCTTCGCCGCCTGATCCTGGGCGAAGAGCCGGTTGCGCGCCAACTGGCGGGATGA
- a CDS encoding enoyl-CoA hydratase/isomerase family protein, producing MADVQIAERGPLIEVVFDRPQKLNALTTEMTGAVSRAVDELARRPDLRVMLIRAKGRYFSAGSDFVGGGIPDFGGSTMEARRWYRGGVDRESLQSICDKIEVVEKPVVIAHHAPCLGGALELSLSCDFRLAAASARYSLPEVALGYLPGSGGVSRATRLCGPHWTRWLVMAGESVDSSEALAIGLVHRVFPDDLFEAGVSAFCEKLASYPAETLALAKLSIDLISELDRTNGRSIERVANSVLFHAEEGRERMQAFRDRRKATQPDLKP from the coding sequence ATGGCGGACGTTCAAATAGCCGAGCGCGGCCCGCTTATCGAAGTTGTTTTCGATCGGCCGCAAAAGCTCAACGCGCTGACCACCGAGATGACGGGCGCGGTCTCGCGCGCAGTCGACGAACTGGCTCGACGCCCCGATCTGCGCGTGATGCTCATCCGGGCGAAAGGCCGCTATTTTTCAGCGGGGTCGGATTTCGTCGGGGGCGGCATCCCCGACTTCGGCGGCAGCACGATGGAAGCGCGCCGCTGGTATCGCGGCGGGGTCGATCGGGAATCGCTCCAATCCATCTGTGACAAGATCGAAGTCGTCGAAAAGCCGGTGGTGATCGCGCATCATGCCCCCTGTCTCGGGGGCGCTCTCGAACTCTCGCTTTCCTGTGACTTCAGACTGGCGGCGGCGAGCGCGCGGTATAGCCTGCCCGAAGTCGCGCTCGGCTATCTGCCGGGTTCGGGCGGGGTCAGCCGGGCGACGCGGCTGTGCGGACCGCATTGGACCAGATGGCTCGTCATGGCCGGCGAAAGCGTCGACTCAAGCGAGGCGCTGGCGATCGGGCTTGTCCACCGGGTCTTCCCGGACGACCTGTTCGAGGCGGGCGTGTCGGCCTTCTGCGAAAAGCTCGCCAGCTACCCGGCCGAGACGCTCGCGCTCGCCAAGCTGTCGATAGATCTGATTTCCGAGCTGGATCGCACGAACGGCCGAAGCATCGAGCGGGTCGCCAACAGTGTCCTGTTCCATGCGGAAGAGGGCCGCGAACGAATGCAGGCCTTTCGCGACCGTCGCAAGGCCACCCAGCCGGACCTGAAGCCATGA
- a CDS encoding plasmid partitioning protein RepB C-terminal domain-containing protein, translating to MITSLPQNIEMIPISKITVLNPRARNKRQHREIVNNIEAIGLKRPITVSRRTGPGGPRYDLVCGEGRLDAFQMLGQTAIPAVVIEAPESDCLVMSLVENIARPVQRPIDVMKEVGALRSRGHNETEIAQKIGVSSSWVSLVLSLLERGEERLLAAVETGLIPITLAMEIARSEADDAQDVLLDAYDKGNLRGKKLAAMRRLLDLRARNRNKGLPRGRLGQKGGNRRLTANDLMEIYQREAEKQRLLVKKSDYAQTQLLFIVEAMKDLLADDGFSTLLRAERLEKMPRALQSRMAGHVDE from the coding sequence ATGATCACATCGCTTCCCCAGAACATCGAAATGATTCCGATTTCCAAAATTACGGTGCTGAACCCTCGAGCACGAAACAAGCGGCAGCACCGGGAAATCGTGAACAACATCGAGGCCATCGGACTCAAACGTCCCATAACGGTCAGCCGTCGAACCGGTCCGGGAGGCCCGCGCTATGATCTGGTTTGCGGCGAAGGTCGCCTCGATGCCTTCCAGATGCTCGGGCAGACGGCAATCCCGGCTGTGGTTATCGAAGCGCCGGAGAGCGATTGTCTGGTCATGAGCCTGGTGGAGAACATTGCTCGCCCGGTGCAGCGCCCCATCGACGTCATGAAGGAAGTGGGCGCCCTACGTTCACGAGGGCATAATGAAACAGAAATCGCCCAAAAGATCGGCGTCAGTTCCTCCTGGGTCAGCCTGGTGCTGTCGTTGCTGGAGCGCGGTGAGGAACGCCTGCTCGCAGCCGTGGAGACAGGCCTGATCCCGATCACGCTCGCCATGGAGATCGCCCGCTCCGAAGCCGATGATGCGCAGGATGTGCTCCTGGACGCATATGACAAAGGGAATCTTCGCGGAAAGAAGCTCGCGGCGATGCGCAGGCTTCTCGACCTGAGAGCCCGTAACCGCAACAAAGGACTACCCCGAGGTCGGCTTGGGCAGAAGGGCGGCAATCGGCGCCTGACCGCCAACGACCTGATGGAAATTTATCAGCGCGAGGCAGAGAAGCAGCGTCTGCTCGTCAAGAAGTCGGATTATGCTCAAACGCAGCTGCTTTTCATCGTTGAAGCGATGAAGGACCTTCTTGCCGATGATGGGTTCAGCACATTGTTGCGGGCGGAAAGACTCGAGAAGATGCCGCGAGCCCTGCAATCACGGATGGCCGGTCATGTCGATGAGTGA
- a CDS encoding acyl-CoA dehydrogenase family protein, with product MTPYLSVDDRQFAEMISAWVAEALPDEIRRKVFAREVLSREEYFVWPHILREKGWSMPSWPKEYGGPGWTLMQQHLFSVITTVAGAPYIESMPEKLVGPLLIGAGSEAQKRFYLPRILNFEDSWCQGCSEPNAGSDLTSLTTRADLVGDEWVINGTKIWTSNAHHSRWMLCLLRTDQSQKGSRGLSQIIIPMDSPGISVRPIRSVVGEHHFNQVFLDDVRVPYENVVGKPGDAWQDTRRLLANERFNFARLGQSKWHLTRLKGLAASEMDGRQPIIQDPVFRARIAEAEIAIDALEMTTLRLLESESRNREVGSAPNIVKLQGAEVEQQILELIVDVVGPYGTPFDGVARVQGEDPGEAARRAGMLVADYIEDRKFSIAGGSSEMQKNMMARHQLELK from the coding sequence ATGACCCCCTATCTCAGCGTGGACGATCGGCAGTTTGCCGAGATGATATCGGCGTGGGTCGCCGAAGCGCTGCCCGACGAGATAAGGCGCAAGGTCTTCGCGCGGGAGGTGCTGAGCCGCGAGGAATATTTCGTGTGGCCGCATATCCTTCGGGAGAAGGGCTGGTCGATGCCGTCCTGGCCGAAGGAATATGGCGGCCCCGGCTGGACACTCATGCAGCAGCATCTCTTCTCGGTCATCACGACAGTCGCAGGCGCTCCCTACATCGAATCGATGCCGGAAAAGCTCGTCGGGCCCCTGCTGATCGGGGCCGGCAGCGAGGCTCAGAAGCGGTTTTACCTGCCACGCATCCTGAATTTCGAAGACAGCTGGTGTCAGGGATGTTCCGAGCCCAATGCCGGTTCGGACCTCACTTCGCTCACCACCCGGGCCGATCTGGTCGGGGACGAATGGGTCATCAACGGCACCAAGATATGGACAAGCAACGCGCATCATTCGCGGTGGATGCTCTGCCTGTTGCGGACCGATCAGTCGCAGAAGGGCAGTCGCGGTCTTTCGCAAATCATCATCCCCATGGATTCGCCGGGGATCAGCGTCCGCCCGATCAGGTCGGTCGTGGGCGAGCATCACTTCAACCAGGTGTTTCTCGACGACGTGCGTGTCCCTTATGAAAATGTGGTCGGAAAGCCCGGCGACGCATGGCAGGATACCCGCAGGCTGCTCGCCAATGAACGATTCAACTTCGCCCGGCTCGGCCAGTCCAAATGGCACCTCACCCGGCTCAAAGGCCTCGCTGCCAGCGAAATGGATGGCCGGCAGCCGATCATCCAGGACCCTGTGTTTCGGGCCCGGATCGCCGAAGCCGAGATCGCGATCGATGCGCTTGAGATGACCACGTTGCGCTTGCTGGAATCCGAAAGCCGGAACCGCGAGGTGGGAAGCGCCCCGAACATCGTGAAGCTGCAAGGTGCGGAGGTCGAGCAGCAGATCCTCGAACTGATTGTCGACGTCGTCGGTCCCTACGGCACGCCTTTCGACGGCGTCGCTCGCGTCCAGGGCGAAGACCCGGGCGAGGCGGCCCGACGCGCCGGAATGCTGGTCGCCGACTATATCGAGGATCGAAAATTCTCGATCGCGGGCGGATCGAGCGAAATGCAGAAGAACATGATGGCGCGGCATCAGTTGGAACTCAAATGA
- a CDS encoding recombinase family protein has product MRAAEYVRMSTDHQKYSTENQADAIRHYAATRGIEIIRTYADAGKSGLRIDGRDALKQLIDDVQAGTTDFTMVLVYDVSRWGRFQDADESAYYEYICKRAGIAVEYCAEQFENDGSPVSTIVKGVKRAMAGEYSRELSTKVFAGQGRLIEKGYRQGGPAGFGLRRTLIDEHGNVKAALSRGEHKSIQTDRVILTPGPDEEVAIVREVYRAFVHDRRGEQDIADHLNRRGISTDLGRAWTRGTVHQLLINEKYVGDNVWNRRSFKLKKKRVRNDTDMWIRAQGAFEAIVERDIFEAARAIINARSFRLSDDEMLSALRGLYEREGLLSGIIIDECDGMPSSSAFSSRFGSLLRAYSLVGFRPDRDYRYVEINRFLRDLHPDVLDEVLDGFRGMGSEIQQEEETDRIIVNDEFSVSVVIVRCASTPTGLLRWKLRFDTSLGTDITIVVRMDSANRAPLDYYLFPRIDIASDRVRLAEENGLSLDAYRFESLDYLYEIAAPVSIAEAA; this is encoded by the coding sequence ATTCGCGCCGCGGAATATGTCCGCATGTCGACCGACCATCAGAAGTATTCGACCGAGAACCAGGCCGATGCAATCCGTCACTATGCCGCAACCCGCGGGATAGAGATTATCCGCACCTATGCCGACGCGGGGAAGAGCGGCCTCAGGATCGATGGCCGGGATGCACTCAAGCAGCTGATCGACGACGTCCAGGCCGGCACCACGGATTTCACCATGGTGCTGGTCTATGATGTCAGCCGGTGGGGCCGGTTCCAGGATGCCGATGAGAGTGCCTATTACGAATATATCTGCAAACGGGCCGGGATCGCTGTCGAGTATTGCGCCGAGCAGTTCGAGAATGACGGAAGCCCCGTCTCCACGATCGTCAAAGGCGTCAAACGCGCCATGGCGGGAGAATATAGCCGAGAACTATCCACCAAGGTGTTCGCAGGCCAGGGGCGCCTGATCGAGAAAGGCTATCGGCAGGGAGGTCCCGCGGGCTTTGGGCTTCGTCGAACTCTGATCGATGAACATGGGAACGTCAAAGCCGCTCTTTCTCGCGGCGAACACAAAAGCATCCAGACGGATCGGGTGATCCTCACACCCGGCCCGGATGAGGAAGTCGCAATCGTTCGCGAGGTATATCGCGCTTTCGTTCACGATAGGCGAGGCGAGCAGGACATAGCCGATCACCTCAACCGTCGCGGCATTTCAACTGACCTTGGCCGTGCCTGGACGCGAGGAACGGTCCACCAGCTGCTGATCAATGAGAAATATGTCGGCGACAATGTCTGGAACCGGCGCTCCTTCAAGCTGAAGAAGAAGCGCGTCCGCAACGATACCGACATGTGGATCCGGGCTCAAGGGGCATTCGAGGCGATCGTCGAAAGGGACATTTTCGAGGCAGCCCGGGCGATCATCAATGCGCGCTCCTTCCGCCTTTCCGATGATGAGATGCTCTCGGCCCTTCGCGGGCTTTACGAACGCGAGGGGCTGCTCTCCGGAATCATCATCGACGAGTGTGACGGAATGCCGTCGAGCAGTGCCTTCAGTTCCCGGTTCGGCAGTCTCCTGCGCGCATACAGCCTGGTGGGATTCAGGCCGGATCGCGATTACCGCTATGTCGAGATCAACCGTTTCCTGCGCGATCTCCATCCCGACGTTCTCGATGAGGTCCTGGACGGCTTTCGGGGCATGGGCAGCGAAATCCAGCAAGAGGAAGAAACCGATCGCATCATCGTCAATGACGAATTCAGCGTCAGCGTGGTCATCGTCCGCTGCGCCTCGACACCCACGGGCTTGCTCCGGTGGAAACTGCGTTTTGACACGTCCCTCGGCACCGACATCACCATCGTGGTGCGGATGGATTCCGCGAACCGCGCACCCCTGGATTATTATCTGTTTCCCAGGATCGATATCGCTTCCGACCGCGTGAGGCTTGCCGAAGAGAACGGCCTGTCCCTCGATGCTTACCGGTTCGAAAGCCTCGACTATCTCTACGAGATCGCAGCCCCAGTCAGCATTGCGGAGGCCGCCTGA
- a CDS encoding plasmid partitioning protein RepB C-terminal domain-containing protein — protein MSMSDWPTRTEGDGAAVANGRVALAFDRECVTVPVEAIVPLKKLREGVHQSRKYAQIVSSIKAVGLVEAPVVIPDPHNSGSYFLLDGHLRIEVLKELGVPTVECLIGRDEETYTYNKRINRLPPVQEHRMIARAMERGVPQERIAEALGIEVQSVRKKFRLLDGICGEVVETLKDTNCSMKVFDVLRRMSTLRQIEAADLMIGQNNFTVMFARALLAATPEDQLAKPPPRKNGAVPNPNRQQIARMERELAVLQTRIKSVEDSYGIDNLHLTLARGYLAKLLGNAAIVRWLSHHRQEYLAEFQRVAEIDTLAGASEPA, from the coding sequence ATGTCGATGAGTGACTGGCCCACGCGCACCGAAGGAGACGGTGCCGCCGTTGCCAACGGGCGAGTGGCGCTTGCATTCGACCGGGAATGCGTGACGGTTCCTGTTGAAGCCATCGTGCCGCTCAAAAAGCTCCGCGAAGGGGTTCATCAAAGCAGGAAATATGCGCAGATCGTCAGTTCCATAAAAGCGGTCGGCCTGGTGGAAGCTCCGGTGGTCATCCCCGATCCGCACAACTCCGGAAGCTATTTTCTTCTCGACGGCCATTTGCGTATCGAGGTGCTCAAGGAACTCGGCGTTCCCACGGTCGAATGCCTGATCGGCCGAGACGAGGAAACCTATACCTACAACAAGCGGATCAACCGCCTGCCTCCCGTCCAGGAGCATCGGATGATCGCCCGCGCGATGGAGCGCGGCGTGCCTCAGGAAAGGATAGCCGAAGCGCTGGGAATCGAGGTCCAGTCGGTTCGCAAAAAGTTCCGGCTGCTCGACGGCATTTGCGGCGAAGTCGTGGAAACCCTGAAGGACACCAATTGCTCCATGAAGGTGTTCGACGTTCTGCGGCGCATGTCCACACTGCGGCAGATCGAGGCCGCCGATCTGATGATCGGACAGAATAATTTCACGGTCATGTTCGCCCGGGCTCTGCTCGCCGCAACACCGGAAGACCAGTTAGCCAAGCCACCTCCGAGAAAGAACGGCGCAGTGCCAAATCCAAACCGGCAGCAGATAGCCCGCATGGAACGGGAATTGGCGGTTCTGCAAACACGCATAAAGTCGGTCGAGGACAGCTATGGTATCGACAATCTGCATCTGACGCTTGCCCGCGGATATCTTGCGAAGTTGCTCGGCAACGCCGCGATCGTTCGCTGGCTGTCACATCATCGACAGGAATATCTCGCTGAGTTTCAGCGGGTCGCCGAGATCGACACCCTCGCTGGAGCATCCGAACCGGCCTGA